A genomic stretch from Chitinophaga lutea includes:
- a CDS encoding nucleotide pyrophosphohydrolase — translation MSMTIQEAQEKVDRWIQTTGVRYFSELTNMAILTEEVGEVARIISRQYGDQSFKESDKKKELADELADVMWVLLCLANQTGIDLTAALEKNFEKKNVRDANRHKDNEKLR, via the coding sequence ATGAGCATGACAATCCAGGAAGCACAGGAAAAAGTGGACCGGTGGATACAAACCACCGGGGTGCGTTACTTCTCGGAACTGACCAACATGGCCATTCTCACCGAAGAAGTGGGAGAGGTGGCCCGGATCATCTCCAGGCAGTACGGCGACCAGTCGTTCAAGGAATCGGATAAAAAGAAGGAGCTGGCCGACGAACTGGCCGACGTGATGTGGGTGCTGCTCTGCCTGGCCAACCAGACGGGCATCGACCTCACCGCAGCCCTGGAAAAGAACTTCGAGAAAAAGAACGTCCGGGACGCGAACCGGCATAAGGATAATGAAAAACTAAGATGA
- a CDS encoding glycine--tRNA ligase, with translation MATDQNKFQAIISHCKEYGFIFQSSEIYDGLSAVYDYGQYGAELKKNIRDYWWKSMTQMHENIVGIDSAIFMHPTIWKASGHVDNFSDPMIDNKDSNKRYRVDHLIEGFAETLAADAAAALIADMEALLKENDFAGLKKLIEDNQIKCAVSGTVNWTDVRQFNLMFSTQLGSVSEEASEIYLRPETAQGIFVNFLNVQKTGRMKIPFGIAQVGKAFRNEIVARQFVFRMREFEQMEMQFFIRPGTQKEWYAYWKEERMKWHQSLGLNPANLQYHDHVKLAHYADAAVDIEYNFPIGFKEVEGIHSRTDFDLSQHQKFSGKKMQYFDPEINQNYIPYVIETSIGLDRCCLMILSESYEEQDLSTADKQDSRVVLKFPAKLAPIKLAIFPLTKKDGLPEIAKELMASCKTSFYCFYEEKDAIGKRYRRQDAIGTPFCVTIDHQTKEDGTVTIRYRDTMEQERIPLAQVKEMVMRKIME, from the coding sequence ATGGCAACAGATCAGAACAAGTTCCAGGCGATCATTTCGCATTGTAAAGAATACGGTTTTATTTTCCAGTCGAGCGAAATTTACGACGGGCTGAGCGCGGTATACGACTACGGTCAGTATGGCGCGGAGCTGAAGAAAAACATCCGTGACTACTGGTGGAAGAGCATGACGCAGATGCACGAAAACATCGTGGGTATCGATTCCGCCATTTTCATGCACCCTACTATCTGGAAGGCATCCGGGCACGTGGATAATTTCAGCGACCCGATGATCGATAATAAAGACAGTAATAAACGTTACCGGGTAGACCATCTCATTGAAGGGTTCGCCGAAACACTGGCGGCTGATGCCGCTGCGGCGCTGATCGCCGATATGGAAGCGCTGCTGAAGGAAAACGACTTCGCCGGCCTGAAAAAGCTGATCGAAGATAACCAGATCAAATGCGCCGTAAGCGGTACGGTGAACTGGACGGACGTGCGCCAGTTCAACCTGATGTTTTCCACCCAGCTGGGCAGCGTATCTGAAGAAGCCAGTGAAATATACCTCCGCCCCGAAACCGCACAGGGGATTTTCGTGAACTTCCTCAACGTGCAGAAAACCGGCCGCATGAAAATACCGTTCGGTATCGCGCAGGTGGGCAAGGCTTTCCGTAACGAGATCGTGGCGCGTCAGTTCGTATTCCGCATGCGCGAGTTCGAACAGATGGAAATGCAGTTCTTCATCCGCCCCGGCACCCAGAAGGAATGGTATGCCTACTGGAAAGAAGAAAGGATGAAATGGCACCAGAGCCTGGGCCTCAACCCGGCCAACCTGCAGTACCACGACCATGTGAAGCTGGCCCACTATGCAGACGCCGCGGTGGACATCGAATATAATTTCCCCATCGGTTTCAAGGAAGTGGAAGGCATCCACTCCCGCACCGATTTCGACCTGAGCCAGCACCAGAAATTCTCGGGTAAGAAGATGCAGTACTTCGATCCCGAAATCAACCAGAACTACATCCCGTATGTGATTGAAACGTCCATCGGCCTGGACCGCTGCTGCCTGATGATCCTGAGCGAATCGTATGAAGAGCAGGACCTCAGCACGGCAGACAAACAGGATAGCCGCGTGGTACTGAAGTTCCCGGCAAAACTGGCGCCGATCAAACTGGCCATCTTCCCACTGACCAAAAAAGACGGGCTGCCCGAAATCGCCAAAGAACTGATGGCCTCCTGTAAAACCAGCTTCTACTGCTTTTATGAAGAAAAGGATGCGATTGGTAAACGCTACCGCCGCCAGGATGCGATCGGTACGCCATTCTGCGTAACGATCGACCACCAGACGAAGGAAGACGGCACCGTTACCATCCGTTACCGTGATACGATGGAGCAGGAGCGCATTCCCCTGGCGCAGGTGAAGGAAATGGTGATGAGGAAAATAATGGAATAA
- the mfd gene encoding transcription-repair coupling factor, translating into MNLQGVLQLFERDSRLKLLTDGIATPQPAYFHLTGLSGSAAAFVAASAWSAKDLNHLFILNDREEAAYFHNDLEQLTQALDIFYFPDSFKKTGQFQELNSSHSMLRTEALMKFTGGQVHRKALVTYPEALYEKVAGNTAYNANMVNIKVGETLKIDGLLEKLTGWGFEHSDFVYGPGQFAVRGGILDIYSFGNEKPYRFELFGEEVDSIRLFDPETQLSERKLMQVTLIANMDTRATTHAKMSLPDFLPANTVIWIKDPAYVQGVIGQMEERLDDWLQTGQRARVNEDEEIALTEDDFVKGGTLMEQLLQRSCVVFGPHFNFEKVPGAVQSVVFNTTEQPVFNRQFDLLIKDLARHNAEKSSLFIFAENPRQLERLRSIFEDLKADFLFYPIPVAISTGFIDNDMKLVCYTDHQIFQRYHKYKVKQAYNKNKAITLKTLKELQAGDFVTHIDHGVGVYSGLQKIEVGGKMQEAIRIIYKNNDLLYVNINSLHKISKYTGKEGVSPKVNKLGSDAWEKLKEKAKTEVKDIAKDLIKLYAARKAQQGFAHTPDTYLQTELEASFIYEDTPDQSKATADVKRDMESPGPMDRLVCGDVGFGKTEVAVRAAFKTVVDGKQAAVLVPTTILAFQHYKTFSERLKDFPCTVDYINRFKSSKEKKETLKRLEEGKVDIIIGTHALLGKDVKFKDLGVMVIDEEQKFGVTAKEKLKTMKVNVDTLTLTATPIPRTLQFSLMGARDLSVINTPPPNRQPIETEVLVFDKDQIRDAIYYETERGGQVYFIHNRINGLREMAGLLQELCPDLSIATAHGQLEGHKLEEVIMDFIDRKYDVLVCTNIVESGVDISNANTIIINNAHHFGLSDLHQLRGRVGRSNKKAFCYLLAPPMSTLPADSRKRLQTLEQHSELGSGFQIAMRDLDIRGAGNLLGGEQSGFIAEIGFDMYQKILDEAIRELKQTDFKDLFKDQLEEKKDFISDCTIDTDLEILIPDSYVESIQERLNLYQELDNITQEAKLVEFEQGMEDRFGPVPEPVKDLFTTIRTRWMAIELGFEKMILKEETLRCYFINNPDSPYFESPTFQHILHYIQTRTNNARLKQLGKNFMLIIDRMKDMNDIYSFLKKMTDARG; encoded by the coding sequence ATGAATTTGCAGGGAGTTTTACAATTATTTGAGCGCGACAGCCGTCTGAAATTGCTGACGGACGGGATAGCTACGCCTCAGCCTGCCTATTTTCACCTCACCGGGCTCTCCGGCAGCGCCGCGGCCTTTGTGGCCGCCTCCGCCTGGAGCGCAAAAGACCTCAACCACCTCTTTATCCTGAACGACAGGGAAGAGGCCGCCTATTTTCACAACGACCTGGAGCAGCTGACCCAGGCGCTGGACATCTTCTACTTCCCGGACTCGTTCAAAAAAACGGGCCAGTTCCAGGAGCTGAACAGCAGTCACAGCATGCTCCGTACCGAGGCTCTCATGAAGTTCACCGGCGGCCAGGTACACCGGAAGGCGCTCGTCACCTACCCGGAAGCCCTTTACGAAAAAGTGGCCGGCAATACCGCCTACAACGCCAACATGGTGAACATCAAAGTGGGCGAAACACTGAAAATAGACGGCCTGCTGGAGAAACTCACGGGCTGGGGGTTTGAACATTCAGACTTCGTATATGGCCCCGGCCAGTTTGCCGTGCGCGGGGGCATTCTCGATATCTATTCTTTCGGCAACGAAAAACCGTACCGCTTCGAGCTGTTCGGTGAAGAAGTGGATTCCATCCGCCTCTTCGACCCCGAAACCCAGCTCAGCGAGCGGAAACTGATGCAGGTGACCCTCATCGCCAATATGGACACGAGGGCTACCACGCATGCGAAAATGAGCCTGCCCGACTTTCTGCCGGCCAATACCGTGATCTGGATCAAAGACCCCGCTTATGTGCAGGGCGTGATCGGGCAGATGGAGGAACGCCTCGACGACTGGCTGCAAACCGGCCAGCGGGCACGGGTGAACGAGGATGAGGAAATCGCGCTCACCGAAGACGATTTCGTAAAAGGCGGCACGCTCATGGAGCAGCTGCTGCAGCGCTCCTGCGTGGTGTTCGGCCCGCATTTCAATTTCGAAAAGGTACCCGGCGCGGTGCAGTCCGTGGTGTTCAATACCACCGAACAGCCCGTTTTCAACCGCCAGTTCGACCTGCTGATCAAAGACCTGGCACGCCATAACGCGGAAAAATCATCCCTTTTCATTTTCGCCGAAAACCCCCGCCAACTCGAAAGGCTGCGGAGCATTTTCGAGGACCTGAAAGCGGATTTCCTGTTCTATCCCATTCCCGTTGCCATCAGCACCGGGTTTATCGATAACGACATGAAACTGGTGTGTTATACGGACCACCAGATCTTCCAGCGTTATCACAAATACAAGGTGAAACAGGCCTACAACAAGAACAAGGCCATCACCCTCAAAACGCTGAAGGAGTTGCAGGCAGGCGACTTCGTGACCCATATCGATCATGGCGTGGGCGTGTACAGCGGCCTGCAGAAGATAGAAGTGGGCGGCAAAATGCAGGAAGCCATCCGCATCATTTATAAAAACAACGATCTGCTGTATGTGAACATCAACTCACTGCACAAGATCAGCAAATACACCGGCAAGGAAGGCGTATCTCCGAAGGTCAACAAACTCGGCAGCGATGCCTGGGAAAAACTGAAGGAGAAAGCGAAAACCGAGGTCAAGGATATCGCCAAAGACCTCATCAAACTCTACGCCGCCCGTAAAGCCCAGCAGGGTTTCGCGCATACGCCCGATACCTACCTGCAAACGGAGCTGGAAGCATCTTTCATTTACGAGGATACGCCAGACCAGAGCAAGGCCACGGCCGATGTGAAGCGCGATATGGAATCGCCCGGGCCGATGGACCGCCTCGTTTGCGGCGATGTGGGCTTCGGGAAAACGGAAGTGGCCGTGCGCGCTGCCTTCAAAACCGTGGTAGACGGCAAACAGGCCGCCGTGCTGGTGCCCACCACTATCCTGGCGTTCCAGCACTATAAAACGTTTTCCGAAAGGCTGAAAGATTTCCCCTGCACGGTGGATTACATCAACCGTTTCAAATCTTCCAAAGAGAAAAAGGAAACGCTCAAACGCCTCGAAGAAGGGAAGGTGGACATCATCATCGGCACGCATGCGCTGCTGGGAAAAGACGTGAAGTTCAAGGATCTTGGCGTGATGGTGATCGACGAAGAACAGAAGTTCGGCGTAACCGCCAAGGAAAAGCTGAAAACGATGAAGGTGAACGTGGATACGCTCACCCTAACGGCCACGCCTATACCCAGAACGCTGCAGTTCTCCCTGATGGGCGCCCGCGACCTGTCCGTCATCAACACCCCGCCGCCGAACCGGCAGCCGATCGAAACGGAGGTGCTGGTGTTCGATAAAGATCAGATACGCGACGCCATCTATTATGAAACCGAGCGTGGCGGCCAGGTGTATTTCATCCACAACCGCATCAACGGCCTGCGGGAAATGGCAGGGCTGCTTCAGGAGCTGTGCCCCGACCTCTCCATCGCCACGGCCCACGGCCAGCTCGAAGGGCATAAGCTCGAAGAAGTGATCATGGATTTCATCGACCGCAAGTACGACGTGCTGGTTTGTACCAACATCGTGGAAAGCGGGGTGGATATTTCCAACGCCAATACCATCATCATCAATAACGCGCACCACTTCGGCCTGAGCGATCTGCATCAGCTGCGCGGCCGCGTTGGGCGAAGCAATAAAAAAGCATTCTGTTACCTGCTGGCACCACCCATGAGCACCCTGCCGGCCGACAGCCGCAAGCGCCTCCAGACGCTGGAGCAGCATAGTGAGCTGGGAAGCGGTTTCCAGATAGCGATGCGCGACCTCGACATCCGCGGCGCCGGCAACCTGCTGGGCGGCGAGCAAAGCGGCTTCATCGCCGAGATCGGGTTCGATATGTACCAGAAGATCCTCGACGAAGCCATCCGCGAACTGAAACAGACCGACTTTAAAGACCTGTTCAAAGATCAGCTGGAAGAGAAAAAAGATTTTATCAGCGACTGTACCATCGATACGGACCTCGAGATCCTCATCCCGGACTCCTATGTGGAAAGCATCCAGGAAAGGCTCAACCTCTACCAGGAACTCGACAACATCACACAGGAAGCCAAACTCGTGGAATTTGAACAGGGGATGGAAGACCGCTTCGGCCCCGTGCCGGAACCGGTGAAAGACCTGTTTACCACCATCCGCACCCGTTGGATGGCCATCGAACTGGGCTTTGAAAAAATGATCCTGAAAGAAGAAACTCTTCGTTGTTATTTCATCAACAACCCTGATAGTCCCTATTTTGAATCACCCACGTTCCAGCACATCCTGCATTATATCCAGACCCGCACCAACAATGCAAGGCTGAAACAACTGGGCAAAAACTTCATGCTCATCATTGACCGCATGAAGGACATGAACGACATCTACAGCTTCCTCAAAAAAATGACCGACGCGCGCGGTTGA
- a CDS encoding SIMPL domain-containing protein: MTATSFAQTTDSKPPVKKIEVTGTAEMEITPDEITLNITLREYMKNKTSKVAITTLEAQLQKAVADAGIPKENFTIANVFGYNYDQWWRKKKNDVDFMARKQYSLKLNRLDKVNAILAAVDDEGIESVNIASYTHSKMDEYRKQVKMNALKAAKNKAEYLLGAIDEKIAGVIEVQEFNTDQYSDVRPEMANVRMYKSADAMGAGVPDSNIDFKTIKIRAEIRAVFGIK; the protein is encoded by the coding sequence ATGACAGCAACATCATTCGCACAAACAACCGACAGCAAACCGCCGGTGAAAAAAATTGAAGTGACGGGCACTGCTGAAATGGAAATCACCCCCGACGAGATTACGCTCAACATCACCTTGCGTGAGTACATGAAGAATAAAACGAGCAAAGTGGCCATCACCACCCTGGAAGCGCAGCTGCAGAAAGCCGTGGCCGATGCGGGTATCCCGAAAGAGAACTTTACCATCGCCAATGTATTCGGTTACAACTACGACCAGTGGTGGCGTAAAAAGAAAAATGATGTGGACTTCATGGCGCGCAAACAGTACAGCCTGAAGCTGAACCGCCTCGACAAGGTGAACGCCATCCTTGCTGCCGTAGACGATGAAGGCATCGAAAGCGTGAACATCGCTTCTTACACCCACAGCAAAATGGACGAGTACCGCAAACAGGTAAAAATGAATGCGCTGAAAGCGGCCAAAAACAAAGCGGAATACCTGCTCGGTGCGATCGATGAAAAAATCGCCGGTGTGATTGAGGTGCAGGAATTCAACACCGACCAGTACAGCGACGTACGCCCCGAAATGGCGAATGTACGGATGTACAAATCTGCCGATGCAATGGGCGCCGGTGTGCCGGACTCCAACATCGACTTCAAGACCATCAAAATACGCGCTGAGATCAGGGCTGTATTCGGGATTAAATAA
- the dtd gene encoding D-aminoacyl-tRNA deacylase has protein sequence MKTVIQRVTSASVTIDGTVKSAIDGGLLVLIGIEDADGDEDIAWLSNKIVNLRIFNDEAGVMNRSVLDTGGGILLISQFTLHAATKKGNRPSYLKASKPETAIPIYEKMRSQLEKDLGKTISTGEFGADMKVGLLNDGPVTIIIDTKNRE, from the coding sequence GTGAAAACAGTCATACAACGTGTTACCAGCGCATCCGTCACCATCGACGGTACGGTGAAATCGGCCATAGACGGCGGCCTGCTGGTACTGATCGGCATAGAGGACGCAGACGGGGATGAAGACATCGCCTGGCTCAGCAATAAAATCGTGAACCTGCGGATATTCAACGACGAAGCGGGCGTCATGAACCGAAGCGTGCTCGACACGGGCGGCGGCATCCTGCTGATCAGCCAGTTCACCCTGCACGCCGCTACGAAAAAAGGCAACCGCCCCTCGTACCTCAAAGCCAGCAAACCGGAAACAGCCATTCCGATATACGAGAAAATGAGATCGCAGCTGGAAAAAGACCTGGGTAAAACCATCAGTACAGGGGAATTCGGCGCCGATATGAAAGTGGGCCTGCTGAACGACGGCCCCGTCACCATCATCATCGATACAAAAAACCGCGAATAA
- the gyrB gene encoding DNA topoisomerase (ATP-hydrolyzing) subunit B, giving the protein MSEELVQTTAPSNGYDAGSIQVLEGLEAVRKRPAMYIGDIGVKGLHHLVYEVVDNSIDEALAGYCKNIDVTICEDNSIRVKDDGRGIPTGMHAKEKRSALEVVMTVLHAGGKFDKNTYKVSGGLHGVGVSCVNALSDPLHVTVHREGKIFEQEYRMGIPQYSVREIGDSDITGTIVHFKPDGTIFNETTYNRETLAGRLRELAFLNRRIRITLTDEREKDENGNAFSETFFSEGGIVEFVELMDKNGRRNPLVAQPIFIEAHDAASNVAVEVAMLYNDSFNEHIFSYVNNINTIEGGTHVAGFRRAITRVFKAYADKNKMFEKSKVEVVGDDFREGLSCIVSVKVPEPQFEGQTKTKLGNSDVMGVVDSAVANVLDAYLEEHPKEARTIINKVVLAAQAREAARKARQMVQRKSVMTGSGLPGKLADCSDNDPTKCELYLVEGDSAGGTAKQGRNRNFQAILPLRGKILNVEKALEHKIYENEEIKNIFTALGVTIGTPDDEKALNLSKLRYHKLIIMTDADVDGSHIATLILTFVFRYMKEMVEQGYVYLAQPPLYQVKKGKDFIYAWNDEQRKAAVTKLAGGGKEDNVSIQRYKGLGEMNAEQLWDTTMNPDARTLKQVTIDSAFEADRIFTMLMGDEVPPRREFIESHAKYAKIDA; this is encoded by the coding sequence TACACCACCTTGTATACGAAGTAGTCGATAACTCCATCGATGAAGCGCTGGCCGGCTATTGTAAGAATATCGACGTTACTATTTGTGAGGATAACTCCATCCGCGTGAAAGACGACGGACGCGGTATCCCTACGGGTATGCACGCCAAGGAGAAACGTTCCGCCCTGGAAGTGGTGATGACGGTGCTCCACGCGGGCGGTAAATTCGACAAAAACACCTACAAGGTTTCCGGCGGTTTGCACGGTGTGGGCGTGAGCTGCGTGAATGCGCTGAGCGATCCCCTGCACGTAACGGTTCACCGCGAAGGCAAGATATTCGAGCAGGAATACAGGATGGGCATCCCCCAGTATTCCGTACGTGAGATCGGTGACAGCGACATTACCGGCACCATTGTGCACTTCAAGCCGGACGGTACCATCTTCAACGAAACCACTTACAACCGCGAAACCCTGGCGGGCCGCCTGCGCGAACTGGCCTTCCTGAACAGGCGTATCCGCATCACCCTCACCGACGAACGCGAAAAAGATGAAAACGGCAACGCTTTCAGCGAAACCTTTTTCAGCGAAGGCGGTATCGTGGAGTTCGTGGAGCTGATGGACAAAAACGGCCGCCGCAACCCGCTGGTGGCGCAACCCATATTTATCGAGGCGCACGACGCCGCCAGCAACGTGGCGGTGGAAGTGGCCATGCTCTATAACGATTCCTTCAACGAGCACATCTTCTCCTACGTTAACAACATCAACACCATCGAGGGCGGCACACACGTAGCCGGCTTCCGCAGGGCCATCACCCGGGTGTTCAAGGCGTATGCAGATAAAAACAAGATGTTCGAGAAATCGAAAGTGGAAGTGGTGGGCGACGACTTCCGCGAAGGCCTCAGCTGTATCGTGAGCGTGAAAGTGCCCGAGCCGCAGTTCGAAGGCCAGACCAAAACCAAACTGGGCAACTCCGATGTAATGGGGGTGGTAGACAGTGCGGTGGCCAACGTGCTCGACGCTTATCTCGAAGAGCACCCGAAAGAAGCCAGAACGATCATCAACAAGGTGGTCCTGGCCGCGCAGGCCCGTGAGGCGGCGCGCAAGGCACGCCAGATGGTACAGCGCAAGAGCGTGATGACCGGCAGCGGACTGCCCGGCAAATTGGCGGACTGCTCCGACAATGACCCCACCAAATGCGAGCTCTACCTTGTCGAAGGTGACTCGGCAGGCGGTACGGCCAAACAGGGCCGTAACCGGAACTTCCAGGCCATCCTGCCCCTCCGCGGTAAAATCCTGAACGTGGAAAAAGCCCTGGAGCATAAAATCTACGAAAACGAAGAGATCAAAAATATCTTCACCGCCCTCGGCGTAACCATCGGCACCCCCGATGATGAAAAGGCCCTCAACCTCAGCAAACTCCGTTATCACAAGCTGATCATCATGACGGATGCCGACGTGGACGGAAGCCACATCGCCACGCTCATCCTCACTTTCGTGTTCCGTTACATGAAAGAAATGGTGGAACAGGGTTATGTGTACCTCGCCCAGCCCCCGCTGTACCAGGTGAAAAAAGGCAAAGACTTCATCTACGCCTGGAACGACGAACAGCGCAAGGCAGCCGTTACCAAACTGGCCGGCGGCGGTAAGGAAGACAACGTGAGCATCCAGCGGTATAAAGGTCTCGGTGAAATGAACGCGGAACAGCTGTGGGACACCACCATGAACCCGGATGCCCGCACCCTCAAACAGGTAACGATTGACAGCGCTTTTGAAGCCGACCGCATCTTTACCATGCTGATGGGCGACGAAGTACCTCCCCGCCGTGAATTCATCGAATCTCACGCCAAATACGCAAAAATCGACGCGTAA
- a CDS encoding ferredoxin--NADP reductase: MLEQWYTGVVTKIVDETYNTKRFWIQIPEKASFDFKPGQFVTLDLPIHEKKNKRWRSYSIASHPNGSNEIELVIVLLEGGLGSTYLFTQIKEGSELTLRGPLGVFTLPEVMERDLFLVCTGTGIAPFRSMAHHLHLHGIPHPNIYLISGSRYEKDLLYKTEMMQLSADMPGFQYIPTLSREDAPSWTGRKGYVHAVYEELLADKRPAHFFLCGWKAMIDEARQKIVAMGYDRHDIHLELYG; the protein is encoded by the coding sequence ATGCTCGAGCAATGGTACACTGGCGTGGTAACGAAGATTGTGGATGAAACGTATAATACGAAAAGGTTCTGGATACAGATACCCGAAAAAGCCAGCTTTGACTTCAAACCTGGCCAGTTTGTAACCCTCGACCTCCCGATTCACGAAAAGAAAAACAAACGATGGCGCAGTTATTCCATCGCCTCGCATCCGAATGGCAGTAACGAAATCGAACTGGTGATCGTACTGCTCGAAGGCGGCCTGGGCTCCACCTACCTGTTCACGCAGATCAAGGAAGGCAGCGAGCTGACGCTCCGCGGCCCGCTGGGCGTGTTCACGCTGCCGGAAGTGATGGAGCGCGACCTGTTCCTGGTATGCACCGGTACGGGCATCGCGCCTTTCCGGTCCATGGCGCATCACCTCCACCTGCATGGCATCCCTCATCCGAATATCTACCTGATCTCCGGCTCCCGCTACGAAAAAGACCTGCTGTACAAAACCGAAATGATGCAGCTGTCTGCCGACATGCCGGGATTCCAATACATCCCTACACTTTCCCGCGAAGACGCGCCTTCCTGGACCGGCCGAAAAGGCTACGTGCATGCCGTGTACGAAGAACTGCTGGCCGACAAACGGCCCGCGCATTTTTTCCTCTGCGGCTGGAAAGCGATGATCGATGAGGCGCGGCAGAAGATCGTGGCCATGGGATACGACCGGCACGATATCCATTTGGAGTTGTACGGATGA